From the Alkalibacter rhizosphaerae genome, one window contains:
- a CDS encoding deoxycytidylate deaminase: MERPSWDEYFLEILQVVKKRSTCLRRQVAAIIVQDKRIIATGYNGAPKGVAHCGEVGCLREQMGIPSGERHELCRGIHAEQNAIIQSAVHGVAIKDATIYITHSPCILCAKMLINAGIKRIVYSGDYPDELSLSLLNEAKILVDKR; this comes from the coding sequence ATGGAAAGACCCAGTTGGGACGAATATTTTTTGGAAATACTGCAAGTGGTGAAAAAACGGTCCACCTGCCTCCGTCGACAGGTTGCCGCCATCATCGTTCAGGACAAGCGGATCATCGCCACCGGATACAACGGCGCCCCCAAGGGTGTGGCCCATTGCGGAGAGGTGGGATGCCTTCGGGAACAGATGGGGATCCCTTCCGGAGAACGACACGAACTGTGCCGCGGCATCCATGCGGAACAAAATGCCATCATCCAGTCTGCCGTCCACGGGGTGGCCATCAAGGACGCCACCATCTACATCACCCATTCTCCATGCATCCTGTGTGCGAAGATGCTCATCAACGCTGGGATCAAGCGGATCGTCTATTCAGGAGACTATCCGGACGAATTGTCCTTGTCCTTGTTGAACGAAGCAAAAATCCTGGTAGATAAGCGATAA
- the atpE gene encoding ATP synthase F0 subunit C, giving the protein METNFIQWFFDFIMSYEPKVIIACASVIGAGFAMITGIGPGIGQGYAAGKGAEAVGNSPKDSKSIISTMLLGAAIAETSGILALVVALILLFGNPLIGASGSMVVIASSAIGAGIAVIAGMGPAIGQGYAAGKATEAVGINPRSSKGVTLVMLVGQAVAQTTGILALVISLILLYGNPFASMEGAFIILGASALGAGIAMVGGIGPGIGQGYAAGKAAEATGKRPDQQSNITKIMFLGQAVAQTTGIYALIVSLILMYSNPFL; this is encoded by the coding sequence TTGGAAACCAATTTTATTCAATGGTTCTTTGACTTCATCATGAGTTATGAACCAAAAGTGATCATCGCCTGTGCATCCGTCATTGGAGCGGGATTTGCCATGATCACCGGTATCGGGCCGGGGATCGGACAGGGTTACGCCGCCGGAAAAGGGGCGGAAGCCGTAGGCAACAGTCCCAAAGACAGCAAAAGCATCATCTCCACCATGCTGTTGGGAGCGGCCATTGCCGAGACGTCGGGCATCCTGGCCCTTGTCGTGGCACTGATCCTTCTCTTTGGGAATCCTCTCATTGGTGCATCGGGAAGCATGGTGGTCATCGCCAGCTCCGCCATCGGAGCGGGGATCGCCGTTATCGCCGGCATGGGACCGGCCATCGGCCAGGGCTATGCTGCCGGTAAAGCAACAGAAGCGGTTGGGATCAATCCAAGAAGTTCCAAAGGCGTGACACTGGTCATGCTGGTGGGACAGGCGGTCGCCCAAACGACGGGGATCCTGGCATTGGTCATATCCCTGATCCTGCTCTACGGAAATCCCTTTGCATCCATGGAAGGTGCCTTCATCATATTGGGCGCATCGGCGCTGGGAGCCGGCATCGCCATGGTAGGCGGCATCGGACCGGGGATCGGCCAGGGTTACGCCGCCGGCAAGGCTGCGGAAGCCACCGGAAAACGACCGGACCAGCAGAGCAATATTACAAAGATCATGTTCCTGGGTCAAGCGGTAGCCCAAACCACGGGGATCTACGCATTGATCGTATCGTTGATACTGATGTATTCCAATCCTTTTTTATAA
- the atpC gene encoding ATP synthase F1 subunit epsilon: protein MSTYRLRIITPERVFYDGEINRIVLKGAEGDMAILANHTPLMTTLALSELTIFPDPKTTRKATLLGGFAKIETDNVVILADAAEWPEEIDVVRAEEAKKRAEERLKQSDQDLVRAQVALRRAIVRLKVSDTIKK, encoded by the coding sequence ATGTCTACCTATCGGTTGCGGATCATCACACCCGAAAGAGTGTTCTATGACGGAGAGATCAATCGGATCGTGTTAAAGGGAGCGGAAGGGGACATGGCCATTCTGGCTAATCACACCCCTCTCATGACCACCCTTGCCCTAAGCGAGCTGACTATTTTTCCGGACCCGAAAACCACCAGAAAGGCTACTTTGCTGGGGGGATTTGCCAAGATCGAGACGGACAACGTGGTGATCCTGGCAGATGCGGCAGAATGGCCGGAAGAGATCGACGTGGTACGTGCGGAAGAAGCGAAAAAGCGGGCGGAAGAACGGCTGAAGCAAAGCGACCAGGACCTGGTCCGCGCCCAGGTGGCCCTGCGTCGAGCCATCGTTCGTTTGAAAGTGTCCGACACCATCAAGAAGTAG
- a CDS encoding F0F1 ATP synthase subunit B, whose translation MGNVGMVNVDFLQIAANIVNFLILFFIIKHFFYNKIKTFMAERSAEVATEITEAEKQRQEAEAYRTEYLEKLQNIDSESRDIIRAATTKANEKRNEIVKQADQEADRIFERNQIEIQREKEKALEELKNDIVNLSVLAAEKVVETELDQEKHHRLILNFIEEAGEVQ comes from the coding sequence ATGGGAAACGTAGGAATGGTAAATGTAGATTTTCTACAGATTGCGGCCAACATCGTCAACTTTCTGATCTTGTTTTTCATCATCAAGCACTTTTTTTACAATAAGATCAAAACCTTCATGGCGGAACGATCTGCCGAGGTGGCGACGGAGATAACGGAAGCAGAAAAACAGCGCCAAGAAGCGGAAGCCTATCGAACGGAGTATTTGGAAAAGCTGCAAAACATCGACAGCGAATCCAGAGACATTATTCGGGCTGCAACCACCAAAGCCAATGAAAAGAGAAATGAGATCGTCAAACAGGCGGATCAGGAAGCAGACCGGATCTTTGAACGAAACCAGATCGAGATTCAACGTGAAAAAGAAAAAGCCCTGGAAGAACTCAAAAATGACATCGTCAACCTATCTGTTCTGGCAGCGGAAAAAGTCGTGGAAACGGAATTGGATCAAGAGAAACATCACCGGTTGATCTTGAATTTTATTGAAGAGGCAGGAGAGGTCCAATGA
- the atpE gene encoding ATP synthase F0 subunit C has translation MITGIELIKACSAIGAGLAMIAGIGPGIGQGYAAGKGAEAVGRQPEAQGDVTRTMLLGAAVAETTGIYGLIVAMILLFANPFI, from the coding sequence ATGATAACAGGTATTGAACTGATAAAAGCATGTTCTGCCATTGGAGCAGGGCTGGCCATGATCGCCGGTATCGGACCGGGGATCGGTCAGGGATACGCAGCCGGTAAAGGGGCGGAAGCGGTAGGAAGACAGCCGGAAGCCCAGGGAGATGTCACCAGGACCATGTTGCTTGGTGCCGCTGTCGCAGAGACCACTGGTATCTACGGACTCATCGTGGCAATGATCTTGCTCTTTGCCAATCCATTTATTTAA
- the atpH gene encoding ATP synthase F1 subunit delta, giving the protein MSLAGKKYAQALMEVAMEQKVVEEIYEQFKMIMRGLRDHRDLYEILLLPSTQTSEKKSIIEKIYKGQINGYLYNLLMVVLDKNRMEDLKLIFESYRELYYDLNKMVEANVVTVVPMTEDEKAALKAKLEQRTKKTVLLTTRIDDSIIGGMIVYLGDQVIDGSVRRKLSLLKNELKEIRLQELGVN; this is encoded by the coding sequence ATGAGTCTGGCAGGAAAAAAATACGCACAGGCTTTGATGGAAGTCGCCATGGAACAAAAAGTGGTGGAAGAGATATACGAGCAGTTCAAGATGATCATGCGAGGCCTCCGGGATCACCGGGACCTGTATGAGATCCTCCTGCTGCCGTCCACCCAGACATCCGAGAAGAAGAGCATCATCGAAAAGATCTACAAAGGGCAGATCAACGGATATCTTTACAATCTTCTCATGGTGGTCCTGGACAAAAACCGGATGGAAGACCTGAAATTGATTTTTGAATCCTACCGGGAATTATACTATGACCTTAACAAAATGGTGGAAGCCAACGTGGTCACCGTAGTGCCCATGACCGAGGATGAGAAGGCGGCATTGAAAGCAAAGCTGGAACAGCGCACGAAAAAGACGGTGTTGTTGACCACCCGCATCGATGATTCCATCATCGGCGGCATGATCGTGTATCTGGGCGACCAGGTCATCGATGGAAGCGTACGAAGAAAACTATCTTTACTCAAAAACGAGTTGAAAGAAATAAGACTACAAGAGTTAGGGGTGAATTAA
- a CDS encoding AtpZ/AtpI family protein — MNKNNPWMNLALITQLGISMFIPIAGCFFLGRYLDARFETAPLFLFILTIMGVLAAFRNLFVLGTRAAQNKSKERDHDTNDE; from the coding sequence ATGAACAAAAACAATCCTTGGATGAACCTGGCACTGATCACCCAGTTGGGCATATCCATGTTCATTCCCATTGCCGGATGCTTTTTTCTGGGACGATACCTGGACGCCCGTTTCGAAACGGCTCCATTGTTTCTTTTCATCCTGACCATCATGGGAGTGCTGGCGGCTTTTCGAAACCTGTTCGTTCTGGGAACCAGAGCGGCGCAAAATAAAAGTAAGGAACGAGATCATGACACAAACGACGAATGA
- the atpB gene encoding F0F1 ATP synthase subunit A, producing MSGPKIYAEVFGILITETMVNTWIVMGIILVFTFFATRNMQKVPKGMQLVGEMIVKAIDNLTENTMGKKNMGFAPYMLTLFMFLGIANLLGLVALRPPTSDLAMTLALALLTFFLTQFFAIKSKGVGGFLKGFTEPIPLLLPINIIGELANPISLSFRLFGNMLGGVIIMTLIYGGLTNLMFFAGGIPILAHLYFDIFSGLLQSFIFVMLSMVFISMAME from the coding sequence ATGAGCGGTCCAAAGATTTACGCCGAAGTATTCGGCATTCTCATTACGGAAACCATGGTCAATACCTGGATCGTAATGGGGATCATCCTGGTCTTCACCTTCTTTGCCACCAGAAACATGCAGAAAGTCCCCAAGGGGATGCAGCTGGTGGGAGAGATGATCGTCAAGGCCATCGACAATCTGACGGAAAACACCATGGGCAAGAAAAATATGGGATTTGCTCCTTACATGCTGACCCTGTTCATGTTTTTGGGGATTGCCAACCTGTTGGGTCTGGTCGCCCTGCGGCCACCAACATCGGATTTGGCCATGACACTGGCCCTGGCGCTGCTGACTTTCTTTCTGACCCAGTTCTTCGCCATCAAATCCAAAGGCGTAGGCGGGTTTTTGAAGGGATTTACGGAGCCCATCCCACTGCTGTTGCCCATCAACATCATCGGGGAGCTTGCAAACCCCATCTCCCTGTCCTTCCGTCTTTTCGGAAACATGCTGGGCGGGGTGATCATCATGACCCTGATCTATGGGGGACTGACCAACCTGATGTTCTTTGCAGGAGGTATCCCCATACTGGCCCACTTGTACTTTGATATTTTTTCCGGGTTGTTGCAAAGCTTCATCTTCGTCATGCTTTCCATGGTCTTCATATCCATGGCAATGGAGTAA
- the atpE gene encoding ATP synthase F0 subunit C has translation MITGIELIKACSAIGAGLAMIAGIGPGIGQGYAAGKGAEAVGRQPEAQGDVTRTMLLGAAVAETTGIYGLIVAMILLFANPFI, from the coding sequence ATGATAACAGGTATTGAACTGATAAAAGCATGTTCCGCCATTGGAGCAGGGCTGGCCATGATCGCCGGTATCGGACCGGGGATCGGTCAGGGATACGCAGCCGGTAAAGGGGCGGAAGCGGTAGGAAGACAGCCGGAAGCTCAAGGGGATGTCACCAGGACCATGTTGCTTGGTGCCGCTGTCGCAGAGACCACTGGTATTTACGGATTGATCGTCGCCATGATCCTTCTGTTTGCCAATCCGTTTATTTAA
- the atpG gene encoding ATP synthase F1 subunit gamma, whose product MADNIRDIKRRIKSVNSTKQITHAMELVASSKLRKARMRAEARKAYFDTMLSSMREMASHTDRIKNVYLAEREIQNTLFIVITADRGLAGGYNANVIKLVTSTIKDKSQAQLVTIGSKGRDYFSKRGYNVVDEYTGMSEQPTYAEASAIGEMAMKMYGEGLVDEVVLAYTEFVSTISQRAQLIRLLPLSQEDFDEEEKIVEGDEIPLVMSFEPSPEALLNYLIPKYICNTIYGAMIEGSASEQGARRMAMETATENANEMIDVLTLYYNRARQAQITQELTEIVGGANALK is encoded by the coding sequence ATGGCGGATAATATCCGAGATATAAAAAGAAGGATCAAAAGCGTCAACTCCACCAAACAGATCACCCACGCCATGGAACTGGTTGCATCGTCCAAACTGCGAAAAGCCCGAATGCGTGCGGAAGCGAGAAAAGCCTATTTTGATACCATGCTCTCCAGCATGCGGGAAATGGCATCCCATACCGACCGGATCAAAAACGTTTATCTGGCGGAACGGGAGATCCAGAACACCCTGTTCATCGTCATCACGGCAGACAGGGGACTGGCGGGAGGCTACAATGCCAACGTGATCAAGCTGGTGACCAGCACCATCAAGGACAAGAGCCAGGCCCAACTGGTGACCATCGGTTCCAAGGGACGGGATTACTTTTCCAAGCGTGGCTACAATGTGGTGGATGAATATACGGGCATGAGCGAACAGCCAACCTATGCAGAGGCGTCTGCCATCGGAGAAATGGCCATGAAAATGTATGGGGAAGGTCTCGTGGACGAAGTGGTCCTGGCCTACACGGAATTTGTCAGTACCATCAGCCAGCGGGCCCAGCTGATCCGGCTACTTCCTTTGAGCCAAGAGGATTTTGATGAGGAAGAAAAAATCGTGGAAGGGGACGAGATCCCATTGGTGATGAGCTTTGAGCCCTCGCCGGAGGCCCTGCTCAACTATCTGATCCCCAAATACATTTGCAACACCATCTATGGTGCCATGATCGAAGGAAGTGCATCGGAACAGGGTGCCCGCCGAATGGCCATGGAAACCGCCACGGAAAACGCCAATGAAATGATCGACGTACTGACCCTCTATTACAACCGGGCCAGACAAGCCCAGATCACCCAGGAGCTGACCGAGATCGTCGGCGGTGCCAACGCACTGAAATAA
- the upp gene encoding uracil phosphoribosyltransferase produces the protein MSKLFVMDHPLILHKISMIRDKNTGAKEFRELVNEISMLMAYEATRDLQLDDVEIETPICKMQTKVFSGKKLAIVPILRAGLGMVDGLLSLIPVAKVGHIGLYRDPDTLEPVEYYCKLPSDIADREIILVDPMLATGGSAAAAIGFLKEKGANNIRFMCLIASRKGIDVLQKAHPDVDIYAAAVDEELNDHAYIVPGLGDAGDRLFGTK, from the coding sequence ATGTCAAAATTATTCGTAATGGATCATCCCTTGATCCTGCACAAGATCAGCATGATTCGAGACAAGAACACAGGAGCAAAAGAATTTCGGGAACTGGTCAACGAGATATCCATGTTGATGGCTTATGAAGCCACCAGGGATCTTCAGTTGGATGATGTGGAGATCGAAACCCCCATCTGCAAAATGCAGACCAAGGTGTTTTCCGGCAAAAAATTGGCCATCGTACCGATTTTGCGGGCCGGATTGGGAATGGTGGACGGTCTGTTGTCCCTGATCCCCGTGGCAAAGGTAGGACACATCGGACTGTATCGGGATCCGGATACTCTGGAGCCGGTGGAATATTACTGCAAACTTCCCTCGGATATTGCCGATCGGGAGATCATTTTGGTGGATCCCATGCTGGCCACCGGGGGGTCTGCCGCCGCAGCCATTGGTTTTTTGAAGGAAAAGGGAGCCAACAACATCCGTTTCATGTGCTTGATCGCTTCCCGAAAAGGGATCGACGTGTTGCAGAAAGCCCATCCGGATGTGGACATTTATGCTGCCGCCGTTGACGAAGAACTCAACGACCACGCCTACATCGTCCCGGGTCTGGGGGATGCTGGAGATCGATTGTTCGGAACGAAATAA
- the atpA gene encoding F0F1 ATP synthase subunit alpha, with amino-acid sequence MNLRPEEISKVIKEQILQYEHKLETADVGTVIQVGDGIARIHGLENAMAGELLEFPADVFGMVLNLEEDNVGCVLLGDDTKIVEGDKVKCTGRIVEVPVGDAMVGRVVNSLGQPIDGKGPVVTDQTRPVEVKAPGVIERQSVDTPLQTGYKAIDSMIPIGRGQRELIIGDRQTGKTALAVDTIINQKGEDVICIYVAIGQKASTVAQIVSKLTELGAMDYSIVVASTASELAPLQYLAPYTGVTIGEYFMNQGKDVLIIYDDLSKHAVAYRAMSLLLKRPPGREAYPGDVFYLHSRLLERAAKLRDGGSLTALPIIETQAGDVSAYIPTNVISITDGQIFLESELFFAGIRPAVNPGISVSRVGGAAQIKAMKKVAGPLRIEYAQYRELASFAQFGSDLDESTKAQLAKGERVVEMLKQNQYEPMKVEHQVLVIYAITNDYAKQVPVNKIKEFEKALIEYADMNYAQTLQFIKQEGALSDPIVEQLTELLTKFVELFLKEL; translated from the coding sequence TTGAATCTCAGACCGGAAGAAATCAGCAAAGTGATCAAAGAGCAAATCTTGCAATATGAGCATAAATTGGAGACGGCGGATGTAGGTACGGTGATTCAAGTAGGAGACGGGATCGCCCGGATCCACGGATTGGAAAACGCCATGGCCGGAGAGCTGCTGGAATTCCCGGCAGACGTATTCGGAATGGTGCTAAACCTGGAGGAAGACAACGTTGGTTGTGTACTTCTGGGAGATGACACCAAGATCGTCGAGGGAGACAAGGTAAAATGTACCGGCAGGATCGTGGAGGTTCCCGTTGGGGATGCCATGGTGGGCCGTGTCGTCAATTCTTTGGGACAACCCATCGACGGAAAGGGACCGGTGGTCACCGACCAGACCAGACCGGTGGAAGTAAAAGCACCCGGCGTTATCGAACGACAATCCGTTGATACGCCGCTGCAAACGGGATACAAGGCTATCGACTCCATGATCCCCATCGGACGGGGACAGCGGGAGCTCATCATCGGAGACCGCCAAACAGGAAAAACAGCCTTGGCCGTCGACACCATCATCAACCAAAAAGGTGAAGATGTTATCTGTATTTATGTGGCCATTGGCCAAAAGGCTTCAACAGTGGCGCAGATCGTCAGCAAATTGACGGAGCTGGGCGCCATGGACTATTCCATCGTTGTCGCATCCACTGCCAGCGAGCTGGCTCCTCTTCAATACCTGGCGCCATATACCGGTGTCACCATTGGAGAATACTTCATGAACCAGGGCAAGGATGTCCTGATCATTTATGACGACTTGTCCAAGCACGCCGTGGCCTATCGAGCCATGAGCTTGCTGCTCAAACGTCCACCGGGACGGGAAGCCTACCCTGGAGACGTATTCTACCTTCACTCCAGACTCTTGGAGCGGGCTGCAAAACTTCGGGACGGGGGAAGTTTGACCGCCCTGCCAATCATCGAAACACAAGCCGGAGACGTTTCGGCCTACATACCCACCAACGTTATCTCCATCACCGACGGACAGATCTTCCTGGAATCGGAGCTCTTCTTTGCCGGGATCCGGCCAGCCGTCAACCCGGGGATCTCCGTATCCCGAGTCGGTGGCGCTGCCCAGATCAAGGCCATGAAAAAAGTAGCAGGTCCCCTTCGGATCGAATACGCCCAATACCGGGAGCTGGCCAGTTTTGCCCAGTTCGGTTCCGACTTGGACGAATCCACCAAGGCCCAGTTGGCCAAAGGGGAACGGGTCGTGGAAATGCTCAAGCAGAACCAGTACGAACCCATGAAAGTAGAGCATCAAGTACTGGTCATCTACGCCATCACCAACGACTATGCCAAACAAGTTCCAGTCAACAAGATCAAGGAGTTTGAAAAGGCGTTGATTGAATATGCCGACATGAACTACGCCCAAACCTTGCAGTTCATCAAGCAAGAAGGAGCCCTTTCCGATCCCATCGTGGAGCAATTGACGGAGCTGCTCACCAAATTCGTTGAACTGTTTTTGAAGGAACTCTAA
- a CDS encoding ATP synthase subunit I, whose translation MTQTTNENNQHTKPFTPSQTPFTIGWIIRITILLAVLIAGVMFFTAKEPYPMIMGLAFGTIFSILNFRLLHLTIAKSMDMTPNQAKSYVTSRYIIRYVLAAAVLYVAITNESINVLGAVIGLLVIKGVIFGINFYDAMKKGLN comes from the coding sequence ATGACACAAACGACGAATGAGAACAACCAACATACAAAACCATTCACTCCTTCCCAGACGCCCTTTACCATCGGATGGATCATCAGGATCACCATATTGCTGGCGGTGCTCATTGCAGGTGTGATGTTCTTTACGGCCAAAGAACCCTATCCCATGATCATGGGACTGGCCTTCGGCACCATCTTCAGCATCCTGAATTTTCGGTTGCTTCATCTAACTATTGCAAAGTCCATGGACATGACGCCCAACCAGGCGAAAAGCTATGTGACCAGCCGGTATATCATTCGCTACGTCCTGGCTGCAGCGGTCTTGTATGTGGCCATCACCAATGAATCCATCAACGTCTTGGGAGCCGTCATCGGCCTTCTCGTCATCAAGGGAGTCATCTTCGGCATCAACTTCTACGATGCCATGAAGAAGGGACTCAACTAA
- a CDS encoding rod shape-determining protein has translation MGFRKDVGIDLGTANILVYVKGKGIVLQEPSVVAIDTNTNEIKAIGADARAMLGRTPGNIQAIRPLRDGVISDFKITERMLKYFIAKVCGNRRFLRPRVVVGIPSGATEVEKRAVEQAVLAAGGTNPIIVEEPVAAAIGAGIDITQPTGNMVVDIGGGTTDVAVLSLGGIVESTSIKNAGDKFDEAIVRYMRKNHNVLIGERTAEDLKIQIGSAYPMEEEVTMDIRGRDLLSGLPKTITVSSEEVREALMDNITAVINAIHGVLEKTPPELASDISDTGIYLAGGGALLKGLDMLISERMGVPVNIVENAESSVAFGTGKILDNVHLLGSGTGKRSYD, from the coding sequence ATGGGATTTAGAAAAGATGTAGGAATCGACTTGGGCACCGCAAATATTTTGGTGTATGTAAAGGGAAAGGGAATCGTATTGCAGGAACCATCCGTTGTTGCGATCGATACAAATACAAATGAAATCAAGGCCATTGGAGCCGATGCCAGAGCCATGCTGGGCAGGACTCCTGGAAACATTCAGGCTATTCGTCCCTTGCGGGACGGAGTCATCAGCGACTTCAAGATCACAGAGCGCATGCTCAAATACTTTATTGCAAAAGTATGCGGAAATCGACGATTTTTGCGACCCAGAGTGGTAGTTGGCATCCCCAGCGGCGCTACGGAAGTGGAGAAGCGGGCTGTGGAACAAGCCGTCCTGGCAGCAGGAGGGACCAATCCCATTATTGTGGAAGAACCAGTGGCGGCAGCCATTGGAGCCGGCATCGACATCACCCAGCCCACAGGCAACATGGTGGTGGATATCGGCGGAGGGACCACCGACGTGGCCGTCCTTTCTTTAGGCGGCATCGTGGAGAGCACCTCCATCAAAAATGCCGGAGACAAATTTGACGAAGCCATCGTTCGATACATGCGAAAAAATCACAACGTCCTCATCGGGGAACGGACGGCGGAAGATCTGAAGATCCAGATCGGTAGCGCCTACCCCATGGAAGAAGAAGTGACCATGGACATTCGAGGTCGGGACCTTTTGAGCGGACTGCCTAAGACCATCACCGTTTCTTCGGAAGAAGTCCGGGAGGCATTGATGGACAACATCACTGCCGTCATCAACGCCATTCACGGCGTGTTGGAGAAGACACCGCCGGAGTTGGCCAGTGACATCAGCGATACAGGCATCTATCTGGCCGGTGGAGGCGCTTTACTTAAAGGATTGGACATGCTTATTTCCGAGAGAATGGGCGTTCCGGTCAATATCGTGGAAAACGCCGAGTCCTCCGTGGCCTTCGGTACGGGTAAGATCCTGGACAATGTCCACCTTCTGGGAAGCGGCACCGGAAAGCGATCTTACGACTAA
- the atpD gene encoding F0F1 ATP synthase subunit beta: MAQNIGQIVQVIGPVIDVKFKREHLPKLYNAITIDHKGEVLVVEVAQHLGDDIVRCIAMDSTDGLRRGMDAVDTGAPIQVPVGKDTLGRMYNVLGEPIDGKPVQEGIERHSIHRSPPSFEEQQTEPEMFETGIKVVDLIAPYTKGGKIGLFGGAGVGKTVLIQELINNIATEHGGLSVFAGVGERTREGNDLYYEMMESGVINKTALCFGQMNEPPGARMRIALTGLTMAEYFRDEEGQDVLLFIDNIFRFTQAGSEVSALLGRMPSAVGYQPTLATEMGALQERITSTSKGSITSVQAVYVPADDLTDPAPATTFAHLDATTVLNRAISEKGIYPAVDPLDSTSRILDPQIVGEEHYRVARNVQEILQRYKELQDIIAILGMDELSDEDKIIVSRARKVERFLSQPFSVAEQFTGIEGKYVTVAETIRGFKEIIEGKHDDLPEGAFLLVGTIDDAVEKAANMKAKN, encoded by the coding sequence ATGGCACAGAATATAGGACAGATCGTGCAGGTCATCGGTCCCGTCATTGACGTCAAGTTCAAACGGGAACACCTGCCGAAACTATACAATGCAATCACCATCGACCACAAGGGAGAAGTCCTGGTGGTGGAGGTGGCCCAGCACTTGGGAGACGACATCGTGCGATGCATCGCCATGGACTCTACCGACGGACTGCGAAGAGGCATGGACGCTGTGGATACGGGAGCACCCATTCAGGTACCTGTGGGAAAAGACACCCTGGGTCGGATGTACAACGTACTGGGAGAGCCCATTGACGGGAAACCCGTCCAGGAAGGCATCGAGCGTCATTCCATCCACCGAAGCCCGCCATCCTTTGAAGAGCAGCAGACGGAACCGGAGATGTTCGAGACCGGCATCAAAGTCGTCGACCTGATCGCTCCTTACACCAAGGGTGGAAAGATCGGCCTCTTCGGCGGAGCCGGTGTAGGAAAGACCGTATTGATCCAGGAACTGATCAACAACATCGCCACAGAACACGGGGGACTTTCCGTATTTGCCGGCGTCGGCGAGCGCACCAGGGAAGGAAACGACCTTTATTACGAAATGATGGAGTCCGGCGTTATCAACAAGACGGCCCTCTGCTTTGGACAGATGAACGAGCCCCCGGGAGCCAGGATGCGGATCGCGTTGACGGGACTGACCATGGCCGAGTATTTCCGGGATGAAGAAGGCCAGGACGTACTCCTGTTCATCGACAACATCTTCCGATTTACCCAAGCCGGTTCGGAAGTATCCGCCCTTCTTGGACGGATGCCAAGTGCCGTAGGATACCAGCCCACCCTGGCAACAGAGATGGGTGCACTTCAAGAGCGGATCACATCCACCAGCAAAGGTTCCATCACTTCCGTTCAGGCGGTATACGTACCTGCCGACGACTTGACGGACCCGGCCCCGGCCACTACCTTTGCCCACCTGGATGCCACTACGGTACTTAACCGTGCCATTTCCGAGAAAGGCATCTATCCGGCGGTAGATCCATTGGATTCCACCTCTCGGATCCTGGATCCCCAGATCGTCGGGGAAGAGCACTATCGGGTGGCCAGAAACGTTCAGGAGATCCTGCAGCGATACAAGGAACTTCAGGACATCATCGCCATTTTGGGGATGGACGAGCTTTCCGATGAAGACAAGATCATCGTTTCCAGAGCCAGAAAAGTGGAGCGGTTCCTGTCCCAGCCTTTCAGTGTGGCGGAACAATTTACCGGCATCGAAGGAAAGTATGTTACCGTTGCGGAAACCATCCGTGGATTCAAGGAGATCATCGAAGGCAAGCACGACGACCTGCCGGAAGGTGCATTCCTTCTGGTTGGAACCATCGACGATGCCGTGGAAAAAGCGGCGAACATGAAAGCGAAAAATTAA